The following are from one region of the Candidatus Firestonebacteria bacterium RIFOXYD2_FULL_39_29 genome:
- a CDS encoding UDP-glucose 4-epimerase → MKVVITGGAGFIGSHIGDLLVEKGYEVIAIDNLFSGRVGNVNKKARFYKADIRSGEILQILKKEKPYFIVHEAAQMSVSASVRDPLFDAENNIIGTLNLLEFARTNGVKKFVFASSGGTVYGEPVKFPVTEKFPLGAVSPYGISKMTAEYYFKFYKKQYNLNYTCLRYSNVYGPRQDPHGEAGVMAIFSKAMLAGITPTINGDGKYIRDYVYCKDVARANLLALESGYCGSINIGTGRGADVNEIYGHIARAAGFKSKPNYGPERAGDIRKNILSAAEAKKVLKWVPKMKLEKGIKETVAYFKEQKN, encoded by the coding sequence ATGAAAGTAGTAATTACCGGCGGGGCGGGGTTTATAGGGTCTCATATCGGGGATTTACTTGTTGAAAAAGGGTACGAGGTGATCGCGATTGATAATCTTTTTTCCGGAAGAGTTGGAAATGTTAATAAAAAAGCGCGGTTCTACAAAGCGGACATAAGGAGCGGGGAGATACTTCAGATACTTAAAAAAGAGAAACCGTATTTTATCGTCCATGAAGCGGCTCAAATGAGCGTATCAGCTTCGGTGAGGGATCCTCTTTTTGATGCGGAAAACAATATAATAGGCACGCTTAATCTTTTAGAGTTTGCCAGGACAAACGGTGTTAAAAAATTTGTTTTTGCTTCTTCCGGCGGTACGGTTTATGGCGAGCCGGTTAAATTTCCTGTAACCGAAAAATTTCCTCTCGGAGCGGTGTCACCTTACGGAATTTCAAAGATGACGGCAGAATATTATTTTAAATTTTACAAAAAACAGTATAATCTGAATTATACCTGCCTCCGCTATTCCAATGTCTACGGGCCGAGACAGGACCCTCACGGAGAGGCCGGGGTAATGGCAATTTTTTCGAAAGCCATGCTTGCCGGTATAACGCCTACAATAAACGGGGACGGGAAATATATAAGGGATTATGTCTATTGCAAGGACGTGGCAAGAGCAAATCTTCTGGCCCTTGAGAGCGGATACTGCGGCAGCATTAATATAGGTACGGGTAGAGGGGCTGATGTTAATGAGATTTACGGGCATATTGCTAGAGCCGCAGGTTTTAAATCCAAACCTAATTATGGTCCGGAGCGAGCCGGAGATATCAGAAAAAATATATTATCGGCGGCAGAAGCCAAGAAAGTCTTAAAATGGGTGCCTAAGATGAAGCTCGAAAAAGGCATCAAAGAAACGGTAGCGTACTTTAAAGAACAGAAAAATTAA